The Lates calcarifer isolate ASB-BC8 linkage group LG14, TLL_Latcal_v3, whole genome shotgun sequence genome has a segment encoding these proteins:
- the zgc:101765 gene encoding uncharacterized oxidoreductase Mvan_2161, with translation MSSSPSSIPSVLLNTGAQMPILGLGMYKLWGPEDVCRAVDAALAAGYRAFDSAAVYRNEADLGRALRELLPKYGLTREDVFITSKLGPKDQGEKAMEGALHSLSQLDLDYIDLYLIHWPGTQGLVVADQHNPGNRAQSWATLEELHAQGKLKAIGVSNYTLAHMRELIQSCKIPPAVLQVEFHPRLCQTELRSVCEEYGVCFQAYSSLGRGELVTDPTVTEVAKNCERTPAQVLLRWAVQQGVPVLPKSSNPERIKENIRLFDFTLSDADMDRLSALDCGHKYCWDPSEVA, from the exons ATGtcctcctcaccttcctccATCCCCTCTGTCCTCCTAAATACGGGGGCTCAGATGCCTATTCTGGGTTTGGGTATGTACAAGTTGTGGGGTCCTGAGGATGTCTGCCGGGCCGTGGATGCCGCTCTGGCTGCTGGTTACCGTGCCTTTGACAGTGCAGCCGTCTACAGGAATGAAGCTGACTTGGGTCGAGCCCTGAGGGAGCTCCTGCCCAAATATGGCTTGACCAGAGAAGATGTATTCATAACGAG TAAGCTGGGCCCAAAGGATCAGGGTGAGAAAGCCATGGAAGGAGCCCTCCACAGCCTGTCACAGCTGGACTTGGACTACATTGACCTCTACCTGATCCACTGGCCTGGCACACAGGGTCTGGTAGTGGCTGATCAGCACAACCCGG GCAACCGAGCTCAGAGTTGGGCCACACTGGAGGAGCTGCATGCCCAGGGGAAGCTAAAGGCCATAGGAGTGTCCAACTACACACTAGCACACATGAGAGAACTGATACAGAGCTGCAAAATACCACCTGCAGTGCTACAG GTAGAGTTTCACCCAAGGCTATGCCAAACAGAgctgaggagtgtgtgtgaggagtaTGGAGTGTGTTTCCAAGCCTACTCATCATTAGGGAGAGGAGAGCTGGTCACTGATCCCACGGTTACGGAGGTAGCGAAGAACTGTGAGCGCACCCCCGCACAG GTGCTGTTGCGCTGGGCGGTGCAGCAGGGTGTCCCGGTCCTCCCCAAGTCCTCGAATCCAGAAAGAATAAAGGAGAACATCAGGCTTTTTGACTTCACGCTGAGTGACGCAGACATGGACAGACTGTCAGCTTTGGACTGTGGACACAAGTACTGCTGGGATCCTTCAGAGGTGGCTTGA